Genomic DNA from Marinobacter sp. MDS2:
AAGCCGTGTTCGAGGAACTCTGCAAACAGGATGATGTCACCCCCTCTCAGAAGGTCCGGCAATTCATCCGCGAGTACGTAGAGCAAAAACTGGGGGAAGACTGGCGTGAACAGCGT
This window encodes:
- a CDS encoding CopG family transcriptional regulator; the protein is MTKENRTARLTLLIDPDKKAVFEELCKQDDVTPSQKVRQFIREYVEQKLGEDWREQRNKNLD